A single region of the Duganella sp. BuS-21 genome encodes:
- the dapA gene encoding 4-hydroxy-tetrahydrodipicolinate synthase, which translates to MDTSLHGIWVPLVTPMQHGELDLSCLQRLADCVINDGAHGLVVCGTTGEAPQLDLAEQSAALAAVLEVAHKRCPVLMGIGGSDTFAAASRVLEFDDEDLAGYLVSTPAYVRPSQEGLRRHFETIADSTSRPIALYNVPARTGVNLELATARRLAERPQFSAIKEAGGSLRQMMDLVQQTPLSVLCGDDVLLFSALCGGGHGAISASAHIRTDLYVQLYDLVRAQRLSEARTLAAALLPMMQLLFSEPNPAPLKAALGMLGLLRDELRLPMVPASLACKENLAAALEALDALPRYRRATAAATTAHGAARYSLAHAMAAI; encoded by the coding sequence ATGGACACTTCTTTACACGGCATTTGGGTGCCGCTGGTGACGCCGATGCAGCACGGCGAGCTGGATTTATCGTGCTTGCAGCGGCTGGCGGACTGCGTGATTAACGACGGCGCGCACGGTCTGGTGGTGTGCGGCACCACCGGCGAAGCGCCGCAGCTGGATTTGGCCGAGCAAAGCGCGGCGCTGGCGGCAGTCCTGGAAGTGGCGCATAAGCGCTGCCCAGTGTTGATGGGCATCGGCGGCAGCGACACTTTTGCCGCCGCCAGCCGGGTGCTGGAGTTTGACGATGAAGATTTGGCCGGTTACCTGGTCTCCACGCCGGCTTATGTCCGGCCCTCGCAGGAAGGCTTGCGGCGCCACTTCGAGACGATCGCCGATTCTACTTCGCGGCCTATCGCCTTGTACAACGTGCCAGCACGTACCGGCGTCAATCTGGAGCTGGCCACCGCGCGCCGCTTGGCCGAGCGGCCGCAATTTTCCGCCATCAAGGAAGCCGGCGGTAGCTTGCGGCAGATGATGGACTTGGTGCAGCAGACGCCTTTATCGGTGCTGTGCGGCGATGATGTGCTGCTGTTCTCAGCCCTGTGCGGCGGCGGCCATGGGGCGATTTCTGCATCGGCGCATATTCGCACCGATTTGTATGTGCAGCTGTACGACCTCGTGCGCGCACAGCGCCTAAGTGAAGCGCGCACGCTGGCGGCGGCGCTGCTGCCGATGATGCAGTTGCTGTTCTCGGAACCGAATCCGGCGCCGTTGAAGGCGGCGCTCGGCATGCTAGGCTTGCTGCGCGATGAATTGCGCTTGCCGATGGTGCCGGCTAGCTTGGCTTGCAAGGAAAATCTGGCGGCAGCCTTGGAGGCGCTGGACGCCTTGCCACGCTACCGGCGCGCCACTGCTGCTGCAACGACGGCGCACGGTGCGGCTCGTTACTCGCTGGCTCACGCCATGGCGGCCATATGA
- the kdpF gene encoding K(+)-transporting ATPase subunit F — translation MNTFYVIGAIASAGLLVYLVVALLKAEDL, via the coding sequence ATGAACACGTTTTACGTGATCGGCGCCATCGCGTCGGCCGGCCTGCTGGTCTATCTGGTAGTGGCCCTGTTGAAAGCGGAGGACCTGTAA
- a CDS encoding type IIA DNA topoisomerase subunit B, whose protein sequence is MATKKPVSDYSESSIRVLKGLEPVKQRPGMYTRTENPLHIIQEVIDNAADEALGGNCNTIIVTQNADGSITVEDDGRGIPVGLHPEEGVPTVEIVFTRLHAGGKFDKGSGGAYAFSGGLHGVGVSVTNALSKRLEITVWRKEPNGTGLHHLVFEHGDVVEPLTSVPAPRDGKKSGTRVTAWPDAKYFDSAAISHTELQRLLRSKAVLLPGVSVTLNNAKTGESQTWQYNDGLRGYLTEALAQATDGDTLIPLFEGEQFAGPDAEGFAEGEGASWVVAWTEQGAVVRESYVNLIPTPNGGTHESGLRDGLYGAVKNFVEMHSLLPKGVKLLPEDVFARTSFVLSAKVLDPQFQGQIKERLNSRDAVRLVSTYSKPALELWLNHHVDYGKKLAELVIKQAQSRLRSAQKVEKKKSSGVAVLPGKLTDCESNDVDRTELFLVEGDSAGGSAKMGRDKEFQAILPLRGKVLNSWETDKDRLFANNEIHDISVAIGVDPHGVGDTPDLSGLRYGKICILSDADVDGSHIQVLLLTLFFRHFPGLIANGNICIARPPLYRVDAPARGKKPIQKLYALDAGELVAIEDKLRKDGLKEGAWSISRFKGLGEMNAEQLWETTMNPDTRRLLPVSLGGFGHNESAARFNMLMGKGEAAARRAWIEEHGNEAEADI, encoded by the coding sequence ATGGCCACTAAAAAACCCGTTTCCGACTACAGCGAATCCTCCATCCGCGTCCTCAAGGGCCTGGAACCCGTCAAGCAGCGACCGGGCATGTACACCCGCACCGAGAACCCGCTGCACATCATCCAGGAGGTGATCGACAATGCCGCCGATGAAGCGCTGGGCGGCAACTGCAACACCATCATCGTCACCCAGAACGCCGACGGCAGCATCACGGTCGAAGACGACGGCCGCGGCATCCCGGTCGGCCTGCACCCGGAAGAAGGCGTGCCGACGGTGGAAATCGTGTTTACGCGCCTGCACGCGGGCGGCAAGTTCGACAAAGGCAGCGGCGGCGCGTATGCGTTCTCCGGCGGCCTGCACGGCGTCGGCGTGTCGGTCACCAACGCGCTGTCCAAGCGCCTGGAAATCACCGTATGGCGCAAGGAGCCGAACGGCACCGGCCTGCACCACCTGGTGTTCGAGCACGGCGACGTGGTCGAGCCGTTGACGTCCGTGCCGGCCCCGCGCGACGGCAAGAAGTCCGGCACCCGCGTCACCGCCTGGCCGGACGCCAAGTATTTCGACTCGGCCGCCATCTCGCACACCGAGCTGCAACGCCTGCTGCGCTCCAAGGCCGTGCTGCTGCCGGGCGTGTCGGTCACGCTGAACAACGCCAAGACCGGCGAATCGCAGACCTGGCAGTACAACGATGGCCTGCGCGGCTACCTGACCGAAGCGCTGGCCCAAGCCACCGACGGCGACACCCTGATCCCGCTGTTCGAAGGCGAGCAGTTCGCCGGCCCCGACGCCGAAGGCTTTGCCGAGGGCGAAGGCGCCTCGTGGGTGGTGGCCTGGACCGAGCAAGGCGCGGTGGTGCGCGAATCCTATGTCAACCTGATTCCCACGCCGAACGGCGGCACCCATGAATCGGGCCTGCGCGACGGCTTGTACGGCGCGGTGAAGAACTTCGTCGAAATGCACTCGCTGCTGCCGAAAGGCGTCAAGCTGCTGCCCGAAGACGTGTTCGCGCGCACCTCCTTCGTGCTGTCGGCCAAGGTACTGGACCCGCAATTCCAGGGCCAGATCAAGGAACGCCTGAATTCGCGCGACGCCGTGCGCCTGGTCTCGACCTACTCCAAGCCGGCGCTGGAACTGTGGCTGAACCACCACGTCGACTACGGCAAGAAGCTGGCCGAGCTGGTGATCAAACAGGCGCAGTCGCGCCTGCGCTCGGCGCAAAAAGTCGAGAAGAAAAAATCCTCGGGCGTGGCCGTCCTGCCGGGCAAGCTGACCGACTGCGAATCGAACGACGTCGACCGCACCGAACTGTTCCTGGTCGAGGGCGACTCGGCCGGCGGCTCGGCCAAAATGGGCCGCGACAAGGAATTCCAGGCCATCCTGCCGCTGCGCGGCAAGGTCTTGAACTCGTGGGAGACCGACAAGGACCGCCTGTTCGCCAACAACGAAATCCACGACATCTCGGTGGCGATCGGCGTCGATCCGCACGGCGTCGGCGACACGCCCGACCTGTCGGGCCTGCGCTACGGCAAGATCTGCATCCTGTCCGATGCCGACGTCGACGGCTCGCACATCCAGGTGCTGCTCCTGACGCTGTTCTTCCGCCACTTCCCCGGCCTGATCGCCAACGGCAATATCTGCATCGCCCGTCCGCCGCTGTACCGCGTCGACGCGCCGGCGCGCGGCAAGAAGCCGATCCAGAAGCTGTACGCGCTGGACGCCGGCGAACTGGTGGCCATCGAGGACAAGTTGCGCAAGGATGGCCTGAAGGAAGGCGCCTGGTCGATCTCGCGTTTCAAAGGACTGGGCGAGATGAACGCCGAGCAGCTGTGGGAAACCACCATGAACCCGGACACGCGCCGGCTGCTGCCGGTGTCGCTGGGCGGTTTCGGCCACAACGAATCGGCCGCCCGCTTCAATATGCTGATGGGCAAAGGCGAAGCAGCCGCGCGCCGCGCCTGGATCGAGGAACACGGCAACGAAGCCGAAGCGGATATCTGA
- a CDS encoding TorF family putative porin, which produces MKKLVLAAAVVAAFAAHTARAEDAPAPAAVPDNAVSFNVAVISDYRYRGISQTRLQPALQGGADYVNNPTGLYAGAWASTITWIKDAGGDGSVELDLYAGKRGQVTEAVSYDVGVLTYVYASNALPVSANTTEVYGQLGYGPAYAKYSHSVTNLFGFADSKNSGYLDLGANIDAGDGYTINLHAGRQEVKHNDAASYTDWKLGVTKDFGVVTGALAVIGTNAQESAYTSAANNKFLGKTALQLMISKVF; this is translated from the coding sequence ATGAAAAAATTAGTACTCGCTGCAGCCGTAGTTGCTGCCTTCGCCGCTCACACTGCCCGCGCTGAAGATGCGCCGGCGCCGGCCGCCGTGCCGGATAACGCGGTCAGCTTCAATGTGGCGGTGATCAGTGACTATCGCTATCGCGGTATTTCGCAGACGCGCTTGCAGCCGGCTTTGCAGGGCGGTGCGGATTACGTCAACAATCCAACCGGCTTGTATGCCGGTGCATGGGCTTCGACTATTACGTGGATTAAAGATGCGGGTGGCGATGGCAGCGTCGAGCTGGATCTGTATGCCGGCAAGCGCGGTCAGGTTACCGAAGCTGTGTCGTATGACGTTGGTGTGCTGACGTACGTTTATGCCTCCAACGCGCTGCCGGTGAGCGCCAACACCACTGAGGTTTACGGCCAGCTCGGTTATGGCCCGGCCTACGCCAAGTATTCGCATTCGGTGACCAATCTGTTTGGTTTTGCCGATAGTAAGAACAGCGGCTATTTGGACCTCGGCGCTAACATCGATGCTGGCGATGGCTACACCATCAACCTGCACGCCGGCCGTCAGGAAGTGAAGCACAACGATGCTGCGTCGTACACCGATTGGAAGCTGGGCGTGACCAAGGACTTTGGCGTGGTCACCGGCGCGCTGGCCGTGATAGGCACCAACGCTCAGGAATCGGCTTACACTTCGGCCGCCAACAATAAATTCCTCGGCAAGACCGCGCTGCAACTGATGATCAGCAAAGTGTTTTAA